The Deltaproteobacteria bacterium nucleotide sequence GTCGGTGTTAAAATCCACTTCCGTAAATTCTTTACCGTTAAACACTCGCGCTTTCACCGAGATCAATTCATCGTTGAACTTTCCGTCGGCAATCGCCTTCAGCGCCTTCTCGTGAGACAGAGCTGCAAATGCGTCCTGGTCTTCGCGAGAAACACCGAATTTTGCCGCAACACGCTCAGCGGTATGTCCCATACCAATGTACGCTTCCGGAAACTCGTCGACGAGCTTTGGATTCAAGCTAAGCTTATTACCGCCCATAGGAACAGCAGATGTGCACTCAACGCCGCCGGCTAAAACCACATCCATCGTACCCGATTGAATGTTCTGTGCCGCGTGCGCGATAGCTTGCAGGCCACTTGCGCAAAAACGGTTGATGGTTTCACCGGGTACTGTATCAGGCAAGCTGGTTAGAAATACCGCATTGCGTGCGATGTTTAAACCTTGCTCACCTTCCGGCATAGCGCATCCCAAAATGACATCGTCAATCCGGGCAGCATCCAGTCCGTCCACTCTATCAACTGCTGCTTGCATTGCTGCCGCAGCCAAGTCGTCTGGACGGGTATGTTTTAGAGCACCTTTATTGGCGCGCCCAACCGCGGTGCGGACAGCGCTTGCTACTGTTACGTTCAATGGAAAAGCCATGAGATTGTCCTTCCTTAGTTGCGAAGTGGTTTGTTGTTCATCAAGATACTCTGCATACGCGCTTGACTCTTCTCTGTACCCGCAAGGGAGAGAAAGGCTTCAAGTTCTAAGTTCAGATAATCCTGCTCCGTTAGAATCGCTCCAGCACTTACCGCGCCACCGCACAGAATATGGGCGACCTTGTTTCCGATAAGACGGTCATGCTCGGAAGCCCAACCTCCTTCAACCATACTCCAAGTTTGCATCCCAATAGTCATCGCAGCATCGTAACCCGCAGCTTTAAACTGACGTGGTCGCGGTGGACGATATCCAGCACCGGCCATTCCCAAAGCACGCTTCTTGGCGCTGTAGAGTAAATGGTCCCGATTCAAGGTAATGCCATCTGTTGGTAGGAGGTAGCGCAGTCGCCGGGTATCTTCGGCCCCTGAGCCTGTTTTCGCCATTGCGATATTCAGGGCTCCTGTTCCGACAAATTTCAATGGATCAACGCCGTCAATTCCCGCCAAAGCGTCAGTGAAACGCTCAACGGTTCGCAGACAGCCACCACCTGCAGGTACAAGACCTACGCCAACTTCAACCAATCCCATGTAGGTTTCGGCATATGCTTGTGCAGCATCTGCCGCCATTGCGATTTCCGCTGCTCCACCCAAAGTAAGGTGAAACGGAGCTGAAACGACCGGGATAGGCGAATAACGCATCTTCTGACACGCATCTTGAAAACCTCGAACCATGGTTTCAATTTGGCCCCACTCTTTTTGTTGAGCGGCCATGAAAATCATCAGTAGGTTTGCGCCCGCACCAAAGTGAGGACCGTCATTACCAATGACCAATGCGTCGAAGTTCTTTTCAGCTTCATCCACACCTTCGTTGATCATCTGAATAACATCAGCATCGACAGTGTTCATCTTCGTGTGAACTTCCACACACAAAACACCATCACCGATATCAATCAGAGATGCACCGATGGTCTCTTTCACAACATTGCGCTTATCTTCCTTGAGAATAGCGAGATTGATATGATGTGGATCTGCCTGGATACTCGCCAGCTTCTTAGAGCTGGACTCGTAATACTCAGGAGCTGCAATCGTACCAGCGTAAAAGCTAGACTGACCGCCTTCAACCATATCGACGACCCATTGTGGGACATCCATACCGTCTTCTTTCATTCGCGCAACCGACTCAGCGACGCCAATGGCATCCCAGGCTTCAAATGGTCCTAAGTCCCAGTTGAATCCCCAGCGCATAGCCCGGTCAACGTTCACCACATCATCAGCGATTTCGCCAACCAGGCGTGCTGAGTAGCAAAGCGTACGTGCTAAACCATTCCAAGCGAACTTGGCTGCGACGTCGTCTCCAGCAATCAAAGCCTTCAGACGCTTACCAGCATCTTCAATGCCCTTAACGGCTCCTAAAGAGTCGAAGCGAACCTTCTTTGGATCTCGGTATTCCAAGGTATCAGGGTCCAGGACCTTAATGACCTTACCCTCTTTCTTGTAAAAGCCTGCTTTGGATTTTTGACCAACCCGGCCGCTTTCAACAAGTTTTTGAACCCAATCGGCAACCACGAAAACATCGCGCTCTGGATCGCTCTCAAGATTGTCGTAACAAGTCTTCGCAACGTGAGCGAGCGTATCAATTCCAACCACATCAGCGGTTCGAAAGGCTGCACTCTTCGGACGTCCCATCGGTTTACCGGCAATCTTATCAACTTCTTCGATGCTCAGCCCGGCTTCCTTCATGGAACCAAAACATTGCATCATACTGTAAACACCAATTCGGTTCGCAACGAAGTTTGGCGTATCTTTACCGTAGACAATTCCCTTGCCTAAAAGCTCACCAAAGGATGCCGCACGAGCCATTACTGCTGGCTCTGTTTTCGGTCCAGGTACAAGCTCAAGAAGTCGCATGTAACGAACTGGGTTGAAAAAGTGCATTACGAAAAAGCGCTTCTGCAGATCTTCATCTAACTCCGCGCACATATCGGCGATACACAGGCCACTGGTGTTTGAAGCCAGAAGCGCATCGTCTTTTAATTTTGGAGCAATTTTCGCAAAAAGCGACTGCTTAATATCCATTCGTTCGATAACAGCTTCAACCACAAGGTCGCATTCTGACAATCGGTCTAAATGGTCCTCTAAGTTACCAGCCGTAATTAAACGAGCAGCATCCGGGTCGTAAAATGCAGCAGGTTTAGCCTTGAGCGCATTTTTGATCCCATTTAAAGCGAAGCCATTGCGTGCTTTAGGATCATCCTTTTTTGCATCGTCTAAGTTCGGTGGAACAATGTCCAATAGGTGAGTTTTAATACCCGCACCGGCAAAATGTGCAGCAATAGCGCTACCCATAACGCCTGCTCCAAGTACTGCCGCGGTTTCAATCCGTCCAACCATAGCGTTTCCTCCCGTTAGTTAGGGTCTAGCACCCTACGCGGCAGAGAGGTTTAGGGCAAGCCCCTTAACGCAATGCGCCATATTCAAACGGGAAGTCCGACGGAGCGCATCAGTTCAATGGCGTTACTCTGCTGAACGACGCCCGGTTTCAATCGGTAGTCGAACACAAGTGCCTGCCCGTCTAATCTATCGGATAAATGCATATTTGTAGCTCGGTCGGGCCAATCGTCCGCCATTTGCGCCAATGCAAGGTCGTGCGTTGTCACAAAACCTACCGATCCGTCATTTAACATCGACTCAAGAATTGCTCGCGCACCTTTGCGTCGATCAAAAGAATTCGTTCCGTGTAAAATCTCGTCGATCAGAAAAAGAAGCGTATGTTCACTGCGACTCACCTCTACCAGGCCCTGTATTCTGGAAATTTCGGCAT carries:
- a CDS encoding thiolase family protein; translated protein: MAFPLNVTVASAVRTAVGRANKGALKHTRPDDLAAAAMQAAVDRVDGLDAARIDDVILGCAMPEGEQGLNIARNAVFLTSLPDTVPGETINRFCASGLQAIAHAAQNIQSGTMDVVLAGGVECTSAVPMGGNKLSLNPKLVDEFPEAYIGMGHTAERVAAKFGVSREDQDAFAALSHEKALKAIADGKFNDELISVKARVFNGKEFTEVDFNTDECPRPGTTVEGLAKLRPVFKATGTVTAGNASPMNDGAAAAVLTSEAVAEELGLKSLGKMRGFAVAGCAPDIMGIGPIPSIRKLLAQTGLSIEDIDLFEINEAFAAQAVYCQRELGIPLEKLNVNGGAIALGHPLGCTGAKLTATLLHEMGRRESKYGIVSMCIGGGMGAAGLFERC
- a CDS encoding 3-hydroxyacyl-CoA dehydrogenase/enoyl-CoA hydratase family protein, with the translated sequence MVGRIETAAVLGAGVMGSAIAAHFAGAGIKTHLLDIVPPNLDDAKKDDPKARNGFALNGIKNALKAKPAAFYDPDAARLITAGNLEDHLDRLSECDLVVEAVIERMDIKQSLFAKIAPKLKDDALLASNTSGLCIADMCAELDEDLQKRFFVMHFFNPVRYMRLLELVPGPKTEPAVMARAASFGELLGKGIVYGKDTPNFVANRIGVYSMMQCFGSMKEAGLSIEEVDKIAGKPMGRPKSAAFRTADVVGIDTLAHVAKTCYDNLESDPERDVFVVADWVQKLVESGRVGQKSKAGFYKKEGKVIKVLDPDTLEYRDPKKVRFDSLGAVKGIEDAGKRLKALIAGDDVAAKFAWNGLARTLCYSARLVGEIADDVVNVDRAMRWGFNWDLGPFEAWDAIGVAESVARMKEDGMDVPQWVVDMVEGGQSSFYAGTIAAPEYYESSSKKLASIQADPHHINLAILKEDKRNVVKETIGASLIDIGDGVLCVEVHTKMNTVDADVIQMINEGVDEAEKNFDALVIGNDGPHFGAGANLLMIFMAAQQKEWGQIETMVRGFQDACQKMRYSPIPVVSAPFHLTLGGAAEIAMAADAAQAYAETYMGLVEVGVGLVPAGGGCLRTVERFTDALAGIDGVDPLKFVGTGALNIAMAKTGSGAEDTRRLRYLLPTDGITLNRDHLLYSAKKRALGMAGAGYRPPRPRQFKAAGYDAAMTIGMQTWSMVEGGWASEHDRLIGNKVAHILCGGAVSAGAILTEQDYLNLELEAFLSLAGTEKSQARMQSILMNNKPLRN